The following coding sequences are from one Lolium rigidum isolate FL_2022 chromosome 6, APGP_CSIRO_Lrig_0.1, whole genome shotgun sequence window:
- the LOC124662051 gene encoding DEAD-box ATP-dependent RNA helicase 58, chloroplastic-like produces the protein MASAASTATFAGHLYPLPSTTRLAPSAYRPCPRPLRAVAATLREVCAGRVPDHVIQRAEDVGYLAPTEVQEQSLPLLLSGQDCILHAQTGSGKTLAYLLSIFSVVDVGRSSVQALVIVPTRELGIQVTKVARLLAAKTCNVMALLDGGMLKRQKSWVKAEPPVIIVATVASLCQMVEKRAFSLGSIRILVIDEVDFIFGSSKQVNPLRKILNSYTAASSRQTIFASASIPQHNRFVHDCVQHKWTKSNVVHVHVNPVQPMPSHLTHTYVICSKKERLHVLLALLERDAPKSVIIFVAQQSEKSKRAGNPPSTTLVVEFLRTEYKGSLEVLLLEEDMNFNARATSFTEVKEKGFLLVSTDIASRGFDLPQTSHIYNFDLPKTATDYLHRAGRTGREPFSKSECTVTTLITEEERFVLQRFQNELKFQPEQLPLESMFTFSL, from the exons ATGGCATCGGCAGCATCCACAGCGACGTTCGCCGGCCACCTTTATCCACTCCCCAGCACCACCCGCCTCGCCCCATCCGCGTACCGCCCCTGCCCCCGCCCACttcgcgccgtcgccgccaccctCCGCGAGGTCTGCGCCGGCCGCGTCCCGGACCACGTCATCCAGAG GGCCGAGGATGTCGGGTACCTGGCGCCCACCGAGGTGCAGGAGCAGTCCCTGCCGCTGCTGCTCTCCGGCCAGGACTGCATCCTCCACGCTCAG ACAGGTTCTGGGAAGACGCTGGCCTACCTCCTGTCAATCTTTTCGGTGGTAGACGTGGGGCGGTCCTCCGTGCAGGCGCTGGTTATCGTCCCGACACGAGAGCTCGGCATACAG GTCACCAAGGTTGCTAGACTTCTCGCGGCCAAGACTTGCAACGTCATGGCTTTGCTTGATGGTGGGATGCTCAAAAGGCAAAAGAGCTGGGTAAAA GCAGAGCCCCCTGTAATAATCGTGGCGACCGTTGCAAGCTTGTGTCAAATGGTTGAGAAGCGTGCTTTCAGTCTTGGATCCATCAGAATATTAGTTATCGACGAG GTTGATTTTATTTTTGGATCGTCAAAGCAAGTGAACCCCCTTCGTAAAATATTGAATTCTTACACAGCAGCTTCCAGTCGTCAAACCATATTTGCTAGTGCATCGATACCTCAGCACAATCGCTTTGTGCACGACTGCGTACAACATAAATGGACCAAG AGCAATGTGGTTCATGTTCATGTCAACCCTGTACAGCCCATGCCTTCACACCTAACTCACACATATGTG ATCTGCAGTAAGAAGGAACGGTTGCATGTTTTGCTAGCCTTGCTGGAGAGGGATGCACCAAAGTCGGTGATTATATTTGTCGCTCAACAG TCCGAGAAATCCAAAAGGGCTGGAAATCCTCCTTCGACCACCCTTGTTGTTGAGTTTCTGAGAACCGAGTACAAAGGTAGCCTAGAGGTGCTTCTACTAGAGGAAGACATGAATTTCAACGCCAGGGCTACCTCATTCACC GAAGTCAAGGAAAAAGGTTTCCTGCTAGTTTCTACAGACATAGCGAGCAGAGGGTTTGATCTTCCGCAGACCAGCCACATATACAACTTCGACCTCCCTAAGACGGCAACCGACTACCTTCATCGTGCCGGAAGGACAGGGAGAGAACCGTTCTCCAAGTCGGAGTGCACCGTGacgactctcataacggaggaggaGCGCTTCGTGCTGCAGAGGTTCCAGAACGAGCTAAAGTTCCAGCCTGAGCAGCTGCCCTTGGAATCCATGTTCACTTTTAGCTTGTGA
- the LOC124663199 gene encoding probable magnesium transporter NIPA4: MSADNLKGLALALSSSLFIGASFIIKKKGLKKAAASSSGVRAGVGGYSYLYEPLWWVGMITMVVGEIANFVAYAFAPAILVTPLGALSIIISAVLAHLMLREKLHIFGILGCVLCVVGSITIVLHAPPERQIDSVTEVWGLATEPAFMCYVAVVLALVSVLVCKFVPLYGQTHVMVYIGVCSLVGSISVMSVKALGIALKLTFLGTNQLIYPQTWAFTMVVIACIITQMNYLNKALDTFNTSVVSPIYYTMFTSLTILASVIMFKDWDRQNPTQIVTEMCGFVTILSGTFLLHKTKDMADGLSNSPSFRLPTSTSTRPSKQTDEYSEGIPLRSSESFRSSH; the protein is encoded by the exons ATGTCCGCGGACAACTTGAAGGGGCTGGCGCTGGCGCTCTCCTCCAGCCTCTTCATCGGCGCCAGCTTCATCATCAAGAAGAAGGGCCTCAAGAAggccgccgcctcctcatccGGCGTCAGGGCCG GGGTTGGTGGTTATTCTTATTTATACGAGCCTCTTTGGTGGGTTGGCATGATAACAA TGGTTGTTGGGGAAATCGCGAATTTTGTAGCTTATGCTTTCGCGCCAGCTATTTTGGTTACTCCTCTTGGTGCTCTTAGCATAATCATCAG CGCTGTACTTGCACATCTAATGCTGCGGGAGAAGCTGCACATATTTGGCATTCTCGGATGTGTCCTATGTGTTGTGGGGTCCATCACCATTGTTCTTCATGCCCCGCCAGAGCGTCAAATCGACTCGGTTACAGAAGTTTGGGGTCTGGCTACTGAACCAG CCTTCATGTGTTACGTAGCCGTAGTACTTGCTTTAGTTTCTGTACTTGTGTGCAAGTTTGTTCCACTTTATGGACAAACCCATGTCATGGTGTATATTGGTGTTTGCTCTCTCGTAGGTTCTATCTCG GTTATGAGTGTAAAAGCTCTTGGGATAGCTTTGAAGCTGACATTTTTGGGGACGAACCAACTCATATATCCACAGACATGGGCTTTTACTATGGTTGTAATCGCATGCATCATTACCCAAATGAATTACTTGAATAAG GCCCTTGACACGTTCAATACATCAGTTGTTTCCCCCATATATTATACAATGTTCACATCTTTAACCATCTTGGCTAGTGTCATTATGTTCAAG GACTGGGACAGGCAAAACCCGACGCAAATCGTGACAGAGATGTGCGGCTTTGTCACAATCCTCTCGGGGACATTTCTGCTTCACAAAACAAAGGACATGGCTGATG GGCTTTCGAATTCACCTTCATTCCGTCTTCCAACGTCTACATCAACGCGGCCCTCCAAGCAAACCGATGAATACAGCGAAGGAATTCCTCTTAGATCGTCGGAGTCATTCCGGTCATCACACTAA